The following are from one region of the Salvia hispanica cultivar TCC Black 2014 chromosome 1, UniMelb_Shisp_WGS_1.0, whole genome shotgun sequence genome:
- the LOC125219566 gene encoding loganic acid O-methyltransferase-like yields MESIRHEQNKHLDIVKVKISAEMGETFPMKGGDSEYSYTKNSKYQKLASDAVKEMIEEAVVRSLDVESMSTKVAIADLGCSVGPNTFFTVQNLIEAVQKKWPSETLEFQVFFNDHLGNDFNTLFASLPLERQYYAAAVAGSFHGRLFPHRSITVAHSSYALQWLSKQPQGVHNEGRIHYPGAPEEVVKAYSDQYEKDLSCFMSARAEEIVKGGVLVLVVPGTPDGVSHSNHPAGVLFSYFGYSLMELANEGVVDKDKIDKFNLPVYAPEMGEMKRVIENNGCFSIEKMELTDPRSKVDGPIDVASSIMHMRASLEGVFLAHFGDSVVEKMFAKVSDKAQEMSHVFESGYIKSTQLLVVLKRK; encoded by the exons ATGGAATCTATACGACACGAGCAAAACAAACA TTTAGATATTGTCAAAGTAAAGATAAGTGCAGAAATGGGTGAAACTTTTCCAATGAAAGGTGGTGATTCTGAATACAGCTACACCAAAAACTCCAAATACCAG AAACTAGCGTCGGATGCAGTGAAGGAAATGATAGAAGAAGCAGTGGTCAGGAGCCTGGATGTTGAGTCGATGTCGACCAAAGTGGCAATAGCAGATTTAGGGTGTTCGGTCGGGCCAAACACGTTCTTCACAGTTCAAAATCTAATAGAAGCAGTGCAGAAGAAATGGCCTTCCGAAACCCTAGAATTCCAAGTATTCTTCAACGACCACCTCGGCAATGATTTCAACACCCTCTTTGCCTCCCTCCCACTGGAGAGGCAGTACTACGCTGCCGCGGTGGCGGGCTCATTCCACGGCCGCCTCTTTCCCCACAGATCCATCACCGTGGCGCACTCCTCCTACGCTCTCCAGTGGCTCTCCAAGCAGCCACAAGGGGTGCATAACGAGGGCAGAATCCACTACCCCGGAGCGCCCGAAGAGGTCGTCAAGGCCTACTCTGATCAGTACGAAAAGGATTTATCATGTTTTATGAGTGCGAGAGCTGAGGAGATTGTAAAAGGAGGAGTTTTGGTTCTGGTCGTGCCGGGAACTCCTGATGGAGTCTCCCATTCCAACCACCCTGCTGGTGTCCTGTTCAGTTACTTTGGATATAGCCTAATGGAGTTAGCTAATGAGGGAGTTGtagataaagataaaatagaCAAGTTCAACTTGCCGGTCTATGCTCCAGAAATGGGGGAGATGAAGAGGGTGATAGAAAATAATGGATGTTTTAGCATTGAGAAAATGGAGCTCACAGATCCAAGGTCCAAGGTTGATGGACCCATTGATGTAGCTAGTTCCATAATGCACATGAGAGCTTCACTGGAAGGGGTCTTTCTAGCTCACTTTGGAGATTCTGTTGTTGAGAAAATGTTCGCTAAGGTTTCAGACAAAGCTCAAGAAATGTCGCACGTTTTTGAATCTGGGTATATTAAGTCTACTCAACTGCTTGTTGTGCTCAAGCGCAAGTGA
- the LOC125219203 gene encoding glucuronoxylan 4-O-methyltransferase 1-like: MRVRAQNPLNLKLLLIIVTTSSLLLFTLKSTLPSSSSPAGFLSRKAKGGAGCSPGKLPTSVAEALVHYTTSSITPQQTLKEISVTARVLDRASPCNFLVFGLGHDSLMWHSLNHGGRTVFLEEDAAWIEQISRRFPMLESYHVAYGSRVSEARGLMEAGRGPECTAVADPRYSMCQLALKGLPSIVYGVEWDVIMVDAPTGYYDEAPGRMSAIYTAGMMARNRHGGAETHVFVHDVNREVEDQFSREFLCEGYMRKQQGRLRHFLVPSHRDDPNRPFCPLVRTAA, from the exons ATGAGGGTCAGAGCTCAGAACCCTCTAAATCTGAAGCTCCTCCTCATTATAGTCACCACATCATCTCTCCTCCTATTCACTCTCAAATCAACCTTACCATCATCCTCGTCTCCGGCCGGTTTCCTGTCTAGGAAGGCGAAAGGCGGCGCGGGGTGCTCGCCAGGGAAGCTGCCGACGTCGGTGGCGGAGGCGCTGGTCCACTACACGACGTCGAGCATCACCCCGCAGCAGACGCTCAAGGAGATCTCGGTGACGGCGAGGGTCCTCGACCGGGCGTCGCCGTGCAACTTCCTCGTGTTCGGCCTCGGCCACGACAGCCTCATGTGGCACTCGCTCAACCACGGGGGACGGACCGTGTTCCTGGAGGAGGACGCGGCCTGGATAGAGCAGATCAGCCGGAGATTCCCCATGCTGGAGTCGTACCACGTGGCGTACGGGAGCAGGGTGAGCGAGGCGCGCGGACTCATGGAGGCGGGGAGGGGGCCCGAGTGCACGGCCGTCGCTGATCCGAG GTACTCGATGTGTCAGTTGGCGCTCAAGGGGTTGCCCAGCATTGTCTACGGCGTGGAGTGGGACGTGATCATGGTGGACGCGCCCACAGGGTACTACGATGAGGCACCGGGGAGGATGTCGGCCATCTACACAGCCGGGATGATGGCTAGGAACCGCCACGGTGGGGCCGAGACGCATGTGTTTGTGCATGATGTGAATAGGGAGGTGGAGGATCAATTTTCGCGGGAGTTTCTTTGTGAGGGGTATATGAGGAAACAACAGGGGAGGTTGAGGCATTTTCTTGTACCCAGCCACAGGGATGATCCCAATAGACCGTTTTGCCCTTTAGTTCGAACAGCCGCttga
- the LOC125200981 gene encoding potassium transporter 25-like, which produces MDAMAISSAPISVDSIKETWMQTFILSFQSLGVIYGRLSTAPLYVFETIDAGDISSPEEIHELFSFIFWTLTLIPLLKYSFIVLKADDDGEGGPFSLYSLLCRHAKVGLIPSNSGSSKMLYHEEDEISSSPSQGKPENKARKAIEKYKSCHYLLLFLALLGACMILSDAVLRPSISVLSATSGLGRSLAEISQVFYSDHRKDHVANVFQKYLPAPVACAILVGLFTLQHHGTKRIGCFFAPIIITWLLFISGSGLYNIIHYDAQILRAVSPVYMLRFLRKFNLRHGKLLSSTVLCIAGSEAMFADLGHFSKKSIKITFICFVYPVLLLTYAGQAAYISKNLHGDGAFHLSESIPNKDLEHIFAVLSLFASAVGSQATITAGFSIIHQCQALDCFPRVKVVHTSNKISGQVYVPDANWLFMVLSIAFTIGLHDTSKLAKATGLSVTTCLLVTTCLMSLVIALYWEKHLFASVYFLLFFGSVEAIYLTSTLTSFFHGAWCLFILFVFFITIMAAWHYGTLKKYESDVENKVSIEWLTDYSPSLGVSRVPGIGFVYSDVDTGIPAFFTHFISNIAAFHQVVVFVTFKASPVPYVHESRRYLIGRVGPKEYKMYRCIVRYGYHDNVRDTDDFEDDIIHSIGEFIVREEYDHEALNSPEGRMIVLGTLSNDGNVLITDTDMSSSECSSTVGVGESRRGLLDAPSSSGNRKRVRFMLPPESPKIRMSVSQELGEMLDARENGTTYFLGQSHLMARQGSNLFKRLLVMTYVFLGKNCREPPVALNIPNAALLEVGTVYKI; this is translated from the exons ATGGATGCTATGGCAATAAGTTCTGCGCCCATTTCTGTTGATTCTATA AAAGAAACATGGATGCAGACATTCATTTTGTCGTTTCAGAGCCTTGGTGTAATATATGGCCGCTTGAGCACGGCTCCCCTGTATGTATTCGAAACAATTGACGCAGGGGACATTTCATCGCCAGAAGAGATACACGAACTCTTCTCGTTTATTTTCTGGACCCTCACCCTCATTCCCTTGCTGAAGTATTCTTTCATCGTATTGAAGGCCGATGACGATGGAGAAG GTGGTCCATTTTCGTTATATTCATTGCTCTGTAGGCATGCTAAAGTGGGGTTGATTCCATCCAATAGCGGATCGAGCAAGATGTTGTATCATGAAGAAGACGAGATCTCTTCATCACCATCCCAAGGCAAACCAGAAAACAAAGCTAGAAAGGCTATAGAGAAATATAAAAGCTGTCACTATTTGCTGTTATTCCTTGCTCTGCTCGGTGCTTGCATGATATTAAGTGATGCAGTTCTTCGACCATCAATTTCTG TGTTATCAGCAACGTCTGGTCTTGGACGTTCATTGGCGGAAATATCACAAG TTTTCTATTCAGACCATAGGAAGGACCATGTGGCCAATGTCTTTCAGAAAT ATTTGCCAGCTCCTGTGGCATGTGCCATATTGGTTGGCCTTTTCACGTTACAGCATCACGGAACGAAGAGAATTGGGTGCTTTTTTGCCCCAATCATCATCACATGGCTTCTCTTCATCAGCGGGTCCGGCCTCTATAACATTATTCATTACGATGCCCAGATCCTCCGTGCTGTCTCCCCAGTGTACATGCTAAGGTTCTTGAGGAAATTTAATCTCCGACACGGGAAACTCCTAAGCAGCACTGTCTTATGCATTGCAG GGTCAGAGGCGATGTTTGCTGATCTAGGCCACTTTTCCAAGAAATCTATCAAG ATAACGTTCATCTGCTTCGTATATCCTGTCCTTTTGTTAACATATGCTGGACAAGCTGCATATATCTCGAAGAATCTTCATGGTGATGGTGCATTTCATCTAAGTGAATCTATACCTAATA AGGATCTTGAGCATATATTTGCTGTGTTGTCGCTGTTTGCTTCGGCTGTCGGAAGCCAAGCTACCATTACAGCCGGATTCTCCATCATACACCAGTGTCAGGCGCTAGATTGTTTCCCCAGAGTGAAAGTTGTTCACACGTCGAATAAAATCTCTGGGCAAGTCTATGTTCCCGACGCAAACTGGCTGTTTATGGTTTTGAGCATAGCATTCACCATTGGCTTGCATGATACATCAAAGCTTGCAAAAGCAACAG GATTGTCTGTTACTACGTGCTTGTTGGTAACGACTTGCTTGATGTCGCTCGTGATTGCTCTGTACTGGGAGAAGCATCTGTTTGCATCAGTATATTTTCTGCTCTTCTTTGGCTCCGTTGAGGCGATATATCTTACGTCAACATTGACGAGTTTCTTTCATGGCGCGTGGTGCTTGTTCATCCTATTTGTATTCTTTATAACGATCATGGCCGCCTGGCACTACGGCACTCTCAAGAAGTATGAATCCGATGTAGAGAACAAGGTATCGATCGAGTGGCTAACGGATTACAGTCCTAGCCTCGGTGTTTCCAGGGTGCCGGGTATTGGCTTCGTCTACTCCGATGTCGACACGGGAATCCCTGCCTTCTTCACTCATTTCATCTCAAATATTGCTGCATTTCATCAAGTTGTGGTGTTTGTGACCTTCAAGGCTTCTCCCGTGCCGTACGTCCACGAGAGCAGGCGGTATCTCATAGGCCGAGTCGGCCCGAAAGAGTACAAAATGTACCGCTGCATAGTGCGATACGGATACCACGACAACGTCAGGGACACGGATGACTTCGAGGACGATATAATCCACTCGATCGGAGAGTTCATCGTGAGGGAGGAATACGACCACGAAGCATTAAATTCGCCAGAAGGTAGGATGATCGTTCTTGGTACCCTGTCAAACGACGGGAACGTTCTGATCACCGACACAGATATGAGCTCGAGTGAATGCTCTTCGACCGTGGGAGTAGGCGAGTCTCGACGTGGTCTTCTGGATGCTCCATCGAGCAGCGGGAACAGGAAGCGGGTTCGATTCATGCTTCCCCCGGAGAGCCCTAAAATTCGAATGTCGGTTTCGCAGGAGCTAGGGGAAATGCTCGACGCTCGGGAAAACGGGACGACATATTTCTTGGGGCAGTCCCATTTGATGGCGAGGCAGGGCTCAAATTTGTTCAAGAGGCTGCTGGTAATGACTTATGTTTTTCTTGGTAAGAACTGTAGGGAGCCTCCAGTTGCACTCAACATTCCTAATGCTGCTCTTTTGGAAGTTGGAACagtttataaaatatga
- the LOC125200982 gene encoding dihydropyrimidine dehydrogenase (NADP(+)), chloroplastic-like, producing MESLRFSAHVSTPAPDFPVTRRAVLAPNRIGFRVSAQSEAAAEPDLSVTVNGLKMPNPFVIGSGPPGTNYTVMKRAFNEGWGAVIAKTVSLDSSKVVNVTPRYARLRAGANGSPKGQIIGWQNIELISDRPLETMLKEFKQLKEEYPDRILIASIMEEYNKAAWEELIDRVEQTGIDAFEINFSCPHGMPERKMGAAVGQDCALLEEVCGWINAKATVPVWAKMTPNITDITQPARVSLQAGCEGVAAINTIMSVMGINLDTLRPEPCVEGYSTPGGYSAKAVHPIALAKVMSIAQMMKKEFADKDLSLSAIGGVETGNDAAEFILLGANTVQVCTGVMMHGYGLVKTLCSELQEFMKKHNFSSIEDFRGASLDYFTTHMDLVARQQEAIRERKATKKGLQSDRDWTGDGFVKESESMVSN from the exons ATGGAATCTCTCCGATTTTCTGCTCACGTCAGCACTCCGGCGCCGGACTTTCCGGTCACTCGCAGGGCCGTGCTCGCTCCGAACCGGATCGGGTTCAGAGTATCCGCGCAGAGCGAGGCTGCTGCAGAGCCTGATCTTAGCGTGACGGTAAACGGGCTCAAAATGCCGAATCCCTTCGTCATCGGGTCGGGTCCGCCCGGAACCAACTACACCGTCATGAAGCGCGCCTTCAACGAAGGCTGGGGCGCGGTTATCGCCAAAACG gtGTCACTGGATTCTTCGAAAGTTGTGAATGTAACCCCTCGGTATGCTAGATTACGGGCTGGAGCGAATGGATCTCCTAAAGGGCAAATCATAGGGTGGCAAAATATTGAGCTGATAAGCGACCGGCCTCTAGAGACTATGTTGAAGGAATTTAAACAGTTGAAGGAAGAGTATCCGGACAGGATACTCATTGCTTCTATCATGGAAGAATACAACAAAGCTGCGTGGGAGGAGCTCATTGACCGAGTTGAGCAAACTGGAATT GATGCTTTTGAAATCAACTTTTCGTGTCCTCATGGAATGCCAGAGCGTAAAATGGGCGCTGCTGTTGGCCAAGATTGCGCACTTTTGGAAGAAGTTTGTGGATGGATTAATGCGAAAGCAACTGTCCCTGTTTGGGCAAAGATGACTCCAAACATCACAGACATCACGCAG CCAGCTAGAGTGTCTCTGCAAGCCGGATGCGAAGGGGTTGCTGCAATCAACACAATCATGAGCGTCATGGGGATTAATCTTGACACCTTGCGCCCAGAGCCTTGTGTGGAGGG ATATTCGACTCCGGGAGGCTATTCAGCCAAGGCAGTCCATCCTATTGCACTTGCAAAAGTGATGAGTATTGCACAGATGATGAAGAAGGAATTTGCTGATAAAGATCTCTCGCTTTCTGCTATTGGAGGAGTTGAGACAGGGAATGATGCAGCCGAGTTCATACTTCTTGGAGCCAATACAGTTCAG gtCTGCACGGGCGTGATGATGCATGGATATGGTCTCGTGAAGACGCTTTGTTCTGAGCTGCAGGAATTCATGAAAAAGCACAACTTTTCATCCATTGAAGATTTCAGGGG AGCTTCTCTCGACTATTTCACGACCCACATGGATCTGGTGGCAAGGCAGCAAGAGGCGATTCGCGAAAGGAAGGCCACCAAGAAGGGGTTGCAATCTGATAGAGACTGGACGGGCGATGGCTTCGTGAAAGAATCAGAGAGTATGGTATCAAACTGA
- the LOC125219582 gene encoding uncharacterized protein LOC125219582 yields MALQWMIMAYLVAAEAALAVVLTLPSPKAIRSRIVAAVSLILKPALFIVPFAGFQLLDIYWKNEHRLMCTGEVCTAAERNRYEKSMYKSQRNGVLCVAACLLYWCIFRICCYNKQIERIEEVEKRNKEH; encoded by the exons ATGGCATTGCAGTGGATGATTATGGCGTATCTGGTGGCAGCGGAGGCCGCGCTGGCCGTTGTCCTCACTCTTCCCTCGCCCAAAGCCATACGATCTCGGATTGTGGCAGCCGTCTCGCTAATTCTCAAGCCAGCACTCTTTATCGTACCATTTGCCGGATTCCAGCTTCTCG ATATATACTGGAAGAATGAGCATCGGTTGATGTGCACTGGAGAGGTCTGCACCGCCGCGGAGAGGAATCGCTATGAGAAATCG ATGTACAAGTCTCAGAGGAATGGAGTGCTGTGCGTTGCGGCTTGCCTCCTTTACTG GTGCATCTTCCGCATTTGCTGTTATAATAAACAGATCGAACGCATTGAGGAAGTCGAGAAGAGGAACAAGGAACACTAG
- the LOC125219573 gene encoding loganic acid O-methyltransferase-like, translated as MGETFPMKGGDSEYSYTKNSNYQKLASDAVKDEIKEAVIGSLDAEPRSTKVAIADLGCSVGPNTFFTVQNLIEAVQKKWPSETLLEFQVFFNDHLGNDFNTLFSSLPPERQYHAAAVPGSFHGRLFPRSSITVAHSSYALQWLSKQPQGVHNEGRIHYSGTGTDVVKAYSDQYEKDLSCFMSARAEEIVKGGVLVLVVPGTPDGISHSDHPAGVLFNYFGNSLMELANEGVVDKDKIDNFNLPIYAPAMGEMRRVIENNGCFSIEKMELTDPRSKVDGPIDVAKLIMHMRAGMEGVFSAHFGDSVVEKMFAKVSDKAQEMSHFFESGYNKSTQLLVVLKRK; from the exons ATGGGGGAAACTTTTCCAATGAAAGGTGGTGATTCTGAATACAGCTACACCAAAAACTCCAATTACCAG AAACTAGCGTCGGATGCAGTGAAGGACGAGATAAAAGAGGCAGTGATCGGGAGCCTAGATGCAGAACCAAGGTCGACCAAAGTGGCGATAGCAGATTTAGGGTGTTCAGTTGGGCCAAACACGTTCTTCACCGTTCAAAATCTGATAGAAGCAGTGCAGAAGAAATGGCCATCCGAAACACTCCTAGAATTCCAAGTATTCTTCAATGACCACCTCGGAAACGATTTCAACACCCTCTTCTCCTCCCTCCCACCGGAGAGGCAGTACCACGCTGCTGCGGTGCCAGGGTCGTTCCACGGCCGCCTCTTCCCTCGCAGCTCCATCACCGTGGCGCATTCTTCATACGCTCTCCAGTGGCTCTCCAAGCAGCCTCAAGGGGTGCATAACGAGGGCAGAATCCACTACTCCGGCACGGGCACAGATGTGGTCAAGGCCTACTCGGATCAATACGAAAAGGATTTGTCATGTTTCATGAGCGCGAGAGCTGAGGAGATTGTGAAAGGAGGAGTATTGGTTCTGGTCGTGCCGGGAACCCCTGACGGAATCTCCCATTCCGACCACCCTGCTGGTGTCCTGTTCAATTACTTCGGAAATAGCCTAATGGAGTTAGCTAATGAGGGAGTTGtggataaagataaaatagaCAATTTCAACTTGCCAATCTATGCTCCCGCGATGGGGGAGATGAGGAGGGTGATAGAAAACAATGGGTGTTTTAGCATTGAGAAAATGGAGCTGACAGATCCAAGGTCCAAGGTTGATGGACCCATTGATGTAGCTAAACTGATAATGCACATGAGAGCTGGAATGGAGGGGGTCTTCTCAGCTCACTTTGGAGATTCTGTCGTTGAGAAAATGTTCGCTAAGGTTTCAGACAAAGCTCAAgaaatgtcacacttttttGAATCTGGGTATAATAAGTCTACTCAACTGCTTGTTGTGCTCAAGCGCAAATGA